GCAGGTGGGGGTGGCCAGCTGCGCCAGCTGGTCGGCACGCCACAGCGCTGCCGGCCAGGGTTGGCCTTGCAGGGCGTCGATGGGGTCGAGGGCGGTGGCGGGCATGGGCGATAGGGGTGTCCAGTAAACTGTATTTTTATACAGTATTTTGATCGCCATGGACAGCCTCCACCGGCCGTCATCGGGCGGTTTTCTGGGTGGCTTTCTGTCTGAGCGTGAAGCGCATGCGCACTCTGTTGCGCCCCTGTATCCCGCAGGTGAAGGCGGCCGCCGCGGGCGGCCTGTTCGTCGCATGCGCCGGGGCGGCGGCTGCCTAAGCTGGGGTTTTGATCAACCAGCCAGAAAGGACTTCACCATGAACATCGGCAGTGTGGGCTCGGCGGGCAGCGCCTGGGCCACGCAGATGCAGCGCGGCCAGGGTGCCCAGCGCACCGAAGGCGCCCAGGGCATGGAGGAGCTGTTCGCCCAGATCGACAGCGATGGCGACGGCAATGTCACCCAGGGTGAGTTCGAGGCGTTCAAGCCGACCGAATCGTCCGACTCGGCGGCGGCCTCGACCGCGTCGTCGTTCAACGTCGAGATGTCGACCTCCCAGTTCGCTGCGCAGATGGGGGGTGGCGGGCACGGTGGGCGCGGCACGCACGGTGCCGGCGGGCCGCCGCCTTCGCTGTCGGAAAGGGACAGCGATGACGACGGCAGCATCAGCGCCGAGGAGTTCGGCATCGGCAGCGACAGCACCGCGACCCAGGATGCCAAGGCCACCGAGCTGTTCAGCCGGATCGACAGCGACGGCAGCGGCGAGCTGAGCAGCGAGGAGGTGGAGGCCTTCGAATCGATGATGGCCGAGCAGCGCACCCAGGGCCCGGGCGGCGGCGACCCGCTGGCGACGCTGGACGCCGACGAGGACGGTTCGGTGAGCGCCGAGGAGTTCGGCCTGGAGGACGCCACCGCACAGATGCAGCAGCTCTTCAAGGCCATCGACGGCGACGAGGATGGCTCGCTGAGCACCGAGGAGCT
The Sphaerotilus microaerophilus DNA segment above includes these coding regions:
- a CDS encoding EF-hand domain-containing protein; translated protein: MNIGSVGSAGSAWATQMQRGQGAQRTEGAQGMEELFAQIDSDGDGNVTQGEFEAFKPTESSDSAAASTASSFNVEMSTSQFAAQMGGGGHGGRGTHGAGGPPPSLSERDSDDDGSISAEEFGIGSDSTATQDAKATELFSRIDSDGSGELSSEEVEAFESMMAEQRTQGPGGGDPLATLDADEDGSVSAEEFGLEDATAQMQQLFKAIDGDEDGSLSTEELKSFQEQMQAMQAQHYAQVAANGVTADAAAVSTTA